A region from the Sandaracinus amylolyticus genome encodes:
- a CDS encoding NAD-dependent epimerase/dehydratase family protein, with the protein MRIAITGASGLVGGNLADVAIAAGHDVVCTKRAGSRVEHLAHLPIRWADADLASEDDLARAFAGAEIVIHCAAIVVTGKDADDVMRATNVAGTRHVIDACRRAKVRRLVHVSTVAAIGVSDGTRDATEDDAFNLAEHHMLDGYAETKRAAQDLVEAAVRAGEIDAVIACPTLMWGPYDVKPSTGRLAVELAKGRIPGGTPGTNNVVDVRDVARGLLLCAEKGRTGERYILGGENVTYHELFTRIARIGGYRAPRFVVPRALATAFGWLGDVAHRVGVPTAIDSMSVRWAYCPGFRFSHAKAARELGYAPGPADEGIRAGIEWMRARGMS; encoded by the coding sequence ATGCGCATCGCCATCACCGGCGCGAGCGGGCTCGTGGGCGGCAACCTCGCGGACGTCGCGATCGCGGCGGGGCACGACGTCGTCTGCACCAAACGCGCGGGCAGCCGCGTCGAGCACCTCGCGCACCTCCCGATCCGCTGGGCCGACGCCGACCTCGCGTCGGAGGACGATCTCGCCCGCGCGTTCGCGGGCGCCGAGATCGTGATCCACTGCGCCGCGATCGTCGTGACCGGCAAGGACGCGGACGACGTGATGCGCGCGACCAACGTCGCCGGCACCCGTCACGTGATCGACGCGTGCCGTCGCGCGAAGGTGCGTCGCCTCGTGCACGTCTCGACCGTCGCCGCGATCGGCGTGAGCGACGGAACGCGCGACGCGACCGAGGACGACGCGTTCAACCTCGCCGAGCACCACATGCTCGATGGCTACGCCGAGACCAAGCGCGCCGCGCAGGATCTCGTCGAGGCCGCGGTGCGCGCCGGCGAGATCGACGCGGTCATCGCGTGCCCGACGCTCATGTGGGGCCCCTACGACGTGAAGCCGAGCACCGGGCGGCTCGCGGTCGAGCTCGCGAAGGGGCGCATCCCCGGTGGCACGCCCGGCACCAACAACGTCGTCGACGTGCGCGACGTCGCGCGCGGCTTGCTGCTCTGCGCCGAGAAGGGCCGCACCGGCGAGCGCTACATCCTCGGCGGCGAGAACGTCACGTACCACGAGCTCTTCACGCGCATCGCGCGCATCGGCGGCTACCGCGCGCCGCGCTTCGTCGTGCCGCGCGCGCTCGCGACCGCGTTCGGCTGGCTCGGCGACGTCGCGCATCGCGTCGGCGTCCCCACCGCGATCGACTCGATGTCGGTGCGCTGGGCGTACTGCCCGGGGTTCCGCTTCTCGCACGCGAAGGCCGCGCGCGAGCTCGGCTACGCGCCCGGCCCCGCCGACGAAGGCATCCGCGCGGGCATCGAGTGGATGCGCGCGCGCGGGATGTCGTGA
- a CDS encoding PhoX family protein, producing the protein MRAACALALSGMLATTGCTGEQGPPGADGMDGTDGQDGMDGDDGTDGTDGDDGADGDDGEDGTDGEDGEDGVGFDDSSDIPTFVTELVDQVAAGTLPEGTVFPLDARATDSMRAVEGLKHETLVTWLEPITFRSGNDDPHFGANADYIAYFGDGWDTTAGDAPQWNGSGTSGWLWVNHEYVSNDGPTPTTPPSGQYLTLASWMRGRGLLANDPLSSTWEQSSIDAIITQTRRQLGGSWVHIVRDPASGTWSVDRNAANRRFDATSATLSRVTGMAVSADTRDDGTALPAGVVAGTLANCSGGQTPWGTVITAEENAQDYYGDAEACWSGQRFTAGPCAPGGDVAIVTAPSTSSGFGRHSSPGARHPRDVYGFLTEIDPSAAPDEWYGRNTEGVGHRKLGAMGRAHWENATFATDEDWQLIEGQPVVVYAADDRQSGHIYRFVSAQPYTAGMTRAQIRALLDQGTLHVAHFADMAQNGYELRSGASSETMRGAGTWIELSLTSTDLAPNGAALGDATMTVGAALASATWNGIGRFATDDAVRRALFTASQKIGVRELNRPEDVEWNPRDPSGTPRLYVAFTNQTGQRALMDDGSLAPTDATAYATAAYRPNDTAGSIFAIEEGTPATPATSDSFTFWIVARGNTANGAYDFGSPDNLMIDGYGHVWFGTDGTFGRSGHADAVYYLDLDPAHRTTPTATYGRPFRVIAVPSDAEATGPTLSSDMRTFFVAVQHPGESVWSTWPATDLYARPRSGVVAISRRAR; encoded by the coding sequence ATGCGAGCGGCGTGTGCGCTCGCGCTGAGCGGCATGCTCGCGACGACGGGCTGCACGGGCGAGCAAGGCCCGCCGGGCGCCGACGGCATGGACGGGACCGACGGCCAGGACGGCATGGACGGTGACGACGGCACCGACGGCACCGACGGCGACGACGGCGCCGACGGAGACGACGGTGAGGACGGCACCGACGGTGAAGATGGCGAAGACGGGGTCGGCTTCGACGACTCGAGCGACATCCCGACGTTCGTGACCGAGCTCGTGGATCAGGTCGCGGCGGGCACGCTGCCCGAGGGCACGGTGTTCCCGCTCGACGCGCGCGCGACCGACAGCATGCGCGCGGTCGAGGGCCTGAAGCACGAGACGCTCGTGACGTGGCTCGAGCCGATCACGTTCCGCAGCGGCAACGACGATCCGCACTTCGGCGCGAACGCCGACTACATCGCGTACTTCGGCGACGGCTGGGACACGACCGCGGGCGACGCGCCGCAGTGGAACGGCAGCGGCACGAGCGGCTGGCTCTGGGTCAACCACGAGTACGTGTCGAACGACGGCCCGACGCCGACGACGCCGCCGAGCGGGCAGTACCTCACGCTCGCGAGCTGGATGCGCGGCCGCGGTCTGCTCGCGAACGATCCGCTCTCGAGCACCTGGGAGCAGTCGTCGATCGACGCGATCATCACCCAGACGCGCCGCCAGCTCGGCGGCAGCTGGGTGCACATCGTGCGCGATCCCGCGAGCGGCACCTGGAGCGTCGATCGCAACGCAGCGAACCGCCGCTTCGACGCGACGAGCGCGACGCTGTCGCGCGTGACCGGCATGGCGGTGAGCGCCGACACGCGCGACGACGGCACCGCGCTGCCGGCGGGCGTCGTCGCGGGCACGCTCGCGAACTGCTCGGGCGGCCAGACGCCGTGGGGCACCGTGATCACCGCGGAGGAGAACGCGCAGGACTACTACGGCGATGCCGAGGCGTGCTGGAGCGGTCAGCGCTTCACCGCGGGTCCGTGCGCGCCGGGCGGCGACGTGGCGATCGTCACTGCGCCGAGCACCTCGTCGGGCTTCGGCCGGCACTCGTCGCCGGGCGCGCGCCATCCGCGCGACGTCTACGGGTTCCTCACCGAGATCGATCCGAGCGCCGCGCCCGACGAGTGGTACGGCCGCAACACCGAGGGCGTCGGTCACCGCAAGCTCGGCGCGATGGGCCGCGCGCACTGGGAGAACGCGACGTTCGCGACCGACGAGGACTGGCAGCTGATCGAGGGTCAGCCGGTCGTCGTGTACGCCGCCGACGATCGCCAGAGCGGCCACATCTATCGCTTCGTGAGCGCGCAGCCGTACACCGCGGGCATGACGCGCGCGCAGATCCGCGCGCTGCTCGATCAGGGCACGCTCCACGTCGCGCACTTCGCCGACATGGCGCAGAACGGGTACGAGCTGCGCAGCGGCGCGTCGAGCGAGACGATGCGCGGCGCCGGCACCTGGATCGAGCTCTCGCTCACCAGCACCGACCTCGCGCCGAACGGCGCGGCGCTGGGCGATGCGACGATGACGGTCGGCGCCGCGCTCGCGAGCGCGACGTGGAACGGCATCGGCCGCTTCGCGACCGACGACGCGGTGCGCCGCGCGCTCTTCACCGCGAGCCAGAAGATCGGCGTGCGCGAGCTGAACCGCCCCGAGGACGTCGAGTGGAACCCGCGTGACCCGAGCGGCACGCCGCGGCTGTACGTCGCGTTCACCAACCAGACCGGCCAGCGCGCGCTGATGGACGACGGCTCGCTCGCGCCCACCGACGCCACCGCATACGCGACGGCGGCGTACCGCCCGAACGACACCGCGGGCTCGATCTTCGCGATCGAAGAGGGCACGCCCGCGACGCCCGCGACGAGCGACTCGTTCACGTTCTGGATCGTCGCGCGCGGCAACACCGCGAACGGCGCGTACGACTTCGGCAGCCCCGACAACCTGATGATCGACGGCTACGGCCACGTGTGGTTCGGCACCGACGGCACCTTCGGGCGCAGCGGGCACGCCGACGCGGTCTACTACCTCGATCTCGATCCCGCGCACCGCACGACGCCGACCGCGACGTACGGCCGTCCGTTCCGCGTGATCGCGGTGCCGAGCGACGCCGAGGCCACCGGGCCGACGCTCTCGAGCGACATGCGCACGTTCTTCGTCGCGGTGCAGCACCCGGGCGAGAGCGTGTGGAGCACCTGGCCCGCGACCGACCTCTACGCGCGCCCGCGCTCCGGCGTGGTCGCGATCTCGCGGCGCGCGCGCTGA
- a CDS encoding serine/threonine-protein kinase: MVIRGNGASSGDDESRAFYQARLALFARVLAILGLGFLVLVLVAEATVAGMDELFAEVSTRFRVLHVALIALYTGIWIFTRTGPRSRRVLEAIDVGGNLLAYAMVALTVSRPHVGLERTMALLLTELLMTRAVLVPSAASRSAALGVIAIAISVITTWAVYATSGPFDARAWAAMIDAFGWPAFSTVVATVASHTIYGLRAEVRQARRLGQYVLEAKLGEGGMGVVYRAQHALLRRPTAIKLLPPERVGAEMLARFEREVRQTARLTHPNTVQIYDYGRTPDGIFYYAMEYLPGCDLELVVNETGAMPPARVVHVVAQIASALAEAHELGLVHRDVKPANVILTTRAGEHDVAKVVDFGLVKDLARDPAGSMTHDATIRGTPLYLAPETIGTGDVAPASDLYSLGALAYFLLTGTHVFRGHNVVEICAHHLHTPPEPPSARLGAALPEGLDALVLQCLAKKPGERPASARALRASLRALRIEPWSDEDAARFWTEHGPALEDARAHRAQHAPPSSRDRSVAIDLDRRT, translated from the coding sequence ATGGTCATCCGGGGGAACGGCGCGAGCTCGGGCGACGACGAGAGCCGCGCGTTCTACCAGGCGCGGCTCGCGCTGTTCGCGCGCGTCCTCGCGATCCTCGGGCTCGGCTTCCTCGTGCTGGTGCTCGTCGCCGAGGCGACGGTCGCGGGCATGGACGAGCTCTTCGCCGAGGTGTCCACGCGCTTCCGCGTGCTCCACGTCGCGCTGATCGCGCTCTACACGGGCATCTGGATCTTCACGCGCACCGGGCCGCGCTCGCGGCGCGTGCTCGAGGCGATCGACGTCGGCGGCAACCTGCTCGCGTACGCGATGGTGGCCCTGACGGTCTCGCGCCCGCACGTCGGGCTCGAGCGCACGATGGCGCTGCTGCTCACCGAGCTCCTCATGACGCGCGCGGTCCTCGTGCCCTCGGCGGCCTCGCGCAGCGCCGCGCTCGGCGTGATCGCGATCGCGATCTCCGTGATCACCACGTGGGCCGTCTACGCGACGAGCGGTCCCTTCGACGCGCGCGCCTGGGCCGCGATGATCGACGCGTTCGGGTGGCCTGCGTTCTCCACCGTCGTCGCGACCGTCGCGTCGCACACGATCTACGGTCTGCGCGCCGAGGTGCGCCAAGCGCGACGCCTCGGCCAGTACGTGCTCGAGGCCAAGCTCGGCGAGGGCGGCATGGGCGTCGTCTACCGCGCGCAGCACGCGCTGCTCCGCCGCCCCACCGCGATCAAGCTGCTCCCGCCGGAGCGCGTCGGCGCGGAGATGCTCGCGCGCTTCGAGCGCGAGGTCCGCCAGACAGCGCGCCTCACGCACCCCAACACGGTCCAGATCTACGACTACGGCCGCACGCCCGACGGCATCTTCTACTACGCGATGGAGTACCTGCCGGGCTGCGACCTCGAGCTCGTCGTGAACGAGACCGGCGCGATGCCGCCCGCGCGCGTCGTGCACGTCGTCGCGCAGATCGCGTCGGCGCTCGCCGAGGCGCACGAGCTCGGCCTCGTGCACCGCGACGTGAAGCCCGCGAACGTGATCCTCACCACGCGCGCCGGCGAGCACGACGTCGCGAAGGTCGTCGACTTCGGCCTCGTGAAGGACCTCGCGCGCGATCCCGCGGGCTCGATGACCCACGACGCGACGATCCGCGGCACGCCGCTCTACCTCGCGCCCGAGACGATCGGCACCGGCGACGTCGCGCCCGCGTCGGACCTCTACTCGCTCGGCGCGCTCGCGTACTTCCTGCTCACCGGCACTCACGTCTTCCGCGGCCACAACGTCGTCGAGATCTGCGCGCACCACCTCCACACGCCGCCCGAGCCGCCGAGCGCGCGCCTCGGCGCCGCGCTGCCGGAGGGGCTCGACGCGCTCGTGCTCCAGTGCCTCGCGAAGAAGCCCGGCGAGCGCCCCGCGAGCGCACGCGCGCTGCGCGCGTCGCTGCGCGCCTTGCGCATCGAGCCGTGGTCCGACGAGGACGCCGCGCGCTTCTGGACCGAGCACGGCCCGGCGCTCGAGGACGCCCGCGCTCACCGCGCGCAGCACGCCCCGCCGAGCAGCCGCGATCGCAGCGTCGCGATCGACCTCGACCGCCGCACCTGA
- a CDS encoding Npt1/Npt2 family nucleotide transporter, protein MTNGRASLPPSAKRAELFLAGGAAALLVAQQVAGKATRDALFLTSFDPRRLPIVMGAGALLSLLAVLAMSNAMAVRGPSRTVPAALGVNATFFAIEWLAQPLFRDGVAVAIYLHVAALGSVLISGFWTLVSERYDPRRARAFVSRVAAGGTFGGVLGGVSADVIAGNLGARPMLLVLAGASVASAALIHRFAGALPDVEGATVSEPQTARALKLVGRTPYLRTLSALSLLAAVWAALLDYAFKAQADAAYVDETSLVRFFAWFYTGTSLVTFLVQTGLGRTVLDRLPLYGTVALSPLVVAFGGLGMLLGLPFAALIALRGAESVLSNSLYRSAYELFFTPLPPQTKRPTKTLVDVAATRVGDALGSLAILALIYGWHDMPGIVPAVVAAGAALFSLLLVPSIARGYVESLQEALRSGTLELDEQSALDATTRRTLSDTAMAIDRERLLAEIESLRRQSPALTSIEAAAIAAATADVQSHPEPQVEGEAPSAVVPTEPSIVQRFAAIASGAIDRTRAALDAPLEPELVPITLHLLAHPELGRDAIAALRRVAPSITGTLIDALLDLRTPFEIRFRIPRVLRVSTSRRAAEGLIMGLDDPRLEVRFQCARALVHLASTDPALAPPTTVVFGAVERELGERGATWSAVATIAPHDPNHPDHHDDEPISLDELVRMRASRSLQYVLTLLSLVVEGESLQLALRGLSAHDEKIRGTAIELLENVVPEPVRSSLIPVLAARPRSEIRARSREEIVAELLRSQESLPIVRPRG, encoded by the coding sequence GTGACGAACGGTCGCGCATCCTTGCCGCCCTCGGCCAAGCGCGCGGAGCTCTTCCTCGCCGGCGGCGCGGCGGCGCTGCTCGTCGCGCAGCAGGTCGCGGGCAAGGCCACGCGCGACGCGCTCTTCCTCACCTCGTTCGATCCGCGCCGCCTGCCGATCGTCATGGGCGCGGGCGCGCTCCTCTCGCTGCTCGCCGTGCTCGCGATGTCGAACGCGATGGCGGTGCGCGGCCCCTCGCGCACCGTGCCCGCCGCGCTCGGCGTGAACGCGACGTTCTTCGCGATCGAGTGGCTCGCGCAGCCGCTCTTCCGCGACGGAGTCGCGGTCGCGATCTACCTGCACGTCGCGGCGCTCGGCTCGGTGCTCATCAGCGGGTTCTGGACGCTCGTGTCCGAGCGCTACGATCCCCGGCGCGCGCGCGCGTTCGTCTCGCGCGTCGCGGCGGGCGGCACGTTCGGCGGCGTGCTCGGCGGCGTGTCCGCCGACGTGATCGCGGGCAACCTCGGCGCGCGCCCGATGCTGCTCGTGCTCGCGGGCGCGAGCGTCGCGTCCGCCGCGCTGATCCACCGCTTCGCGGGCGCGCTGCCCGACGTCGAGGGCGCCACCGTCTCCGAGCCACAGACGGCGCGCGCGCTGAAGCTCGTCGGGCGCACGCCGTACCTGCGCACGCTCTCGGCGCTCTCGCTGCTCGCCGCGGTGTGGGCCGCGCTGCTCGACTACGCGTTCAAGGCGCAGGCCGACGCGGCGTACGTCGACGAGACCTCGCTCGTGCGCTTCTTCGCGTGGTTCTACACGGGCACCAGCCTCGTCACGTTCCTCGTGCAGACCGGGCTCGGGCGCACCGTGCTCGATCGGCTCCCGCTCTACGGAACGGTCGCGCTCTCGCCGCTCGTGGTCGCGTTCGGTGGCCTCGGCATGCTGCTCGGTCTGCCGTTCGCCGCGCTGATCGCGCTGCGCGGCGCCGAGAGCGTGCTCTCGAACTCGCTCTATCGATCGGCGTACGAGCTCTTCTTCACGCCGCTGCCGCCGCAGACGAAGCGGCCGACCAAGACGCTCGTCGACGTCGCCGCGACGCGGGTGGGCGACGCGCTCGGGAGCCTCGCGATCCTCGCGCTCATCTACGGGTGGCACGACATGCCGGGCATCGTGCCCGCCGTGGTCGCGGCGGGCGCGGCGCTGTTCTCGCTGCTGCTGGTGCCCTCGATCGCGCGCGGCTACGTCGAGTCGCTGCAGGAAGCGCTGCGCAGCGGGACGCTCGAGCTCGACGAGCAGAGCGCGCTCGACGCGACGACGCGCCGCACGCTCTCCGACACCGCGATGGCGATCGATCGCGAGCGCCTGCTCGCGGAGATCGAGTCGCTGCGCCGCCAGAGCCCGGCGCTGACCAGCATCGAGGCCGCGGCGATCGCCGCCGCGACCGCCGACGTGCAGTCGCACCCCGAGCCGCAGGTCGAGGGCGAGGCGCCGTCCGCGGTGGTGCCCACCGAGCCGAGCATCGTGCAGCGCTTCGCCGCGATCGCGTCGGGCGCGATCGATCGCACACGCGCCGCGCTCGACGCGCCGCTCGAGCCCGAGCTCGTCCCGATCACGCTGCACCTGCTCGCCCACCCGGAGCTCGGCCGCGACGCGATCGCCGCGCTCCGGCGCGTCGCGCCGAGCATCACCGGCACGCTGATCGACGCGCTGCTCGATCTGCGCACGCCGTTCGAGATCCGGTTCCGCATCCCGCGCGTGCTGCGCGTGAGCACGTCGCGCCGCGCGGCCGAGGGGCTGATCATGGGGCTCGACGATCCGCGGCTCGAGGTGCGCTTCCAGTGCGCGCGCGCGCTGGTGCACCTGGCGTCGACCGACCCCGCGCTCGCGCCGCCGACGACGGTGGTGTTCGGCGCGGTCGAGCGCGAGCTGGGCGAGCGCGGCGCGACGTGGAGCGCGGTCGCGACGATCGCGCCGCACGATCCGAACCACCCCGACCACCACGACGACGAGCCGATCTCGCTCGACGAGCTGGTGCGCATGCGCGCGAGCCGCAGCCTGCAGTACGTGCTCACGCTGCTCTCGCTGGTGGTCGAGGGCGAGTCGCTGCAGCTCGCGCTGCGCGGCCTCTCGGCGCACGACGAGAAGATCCGCGGCACCGCGATCGAGCTGCTCGAGAACGTGGTGCCCGAGCCGGTGCGCAGCTCGCTGATCCCGGTGCTCGCGGCCCGCCCGCGCTCGGAGATCCGCGCGCGCAGCCGCGAGGAGATCGTCGCGGAGCTGCTGCGCTCCCAGGAGAGCCTCCCGATCGTGCGCCCTCGGGGCTGA
- a CDS encoding phosphatase PAP2 family protein, producing the protein MAKTPLLRISALVIALLASVPIASAQEPDPARPASSGVTSPVPPTIVEPVRDFALTLAPARVSDGRWRGGILFDEAFRSAIRLSAVEDQEIARHVSDVLLLTVPLVALVDGLATPLAQGNGELAWRASFAHLLALGVTLGAGEIVKRVAGRARPFERDCADDPSRHGCDDSDIFSSFYSLHSGVTFTSAGFMCSMHAVRGMYGNVAADATACGVSLAMAATTGLLRVVSDRHYLSDVLVGATLGFLVGFFLPLAIVPEIDHAQATPVTPQALEGPPPVMIGPTFSGTF; encoded by the coding sequence TTGGCGAAGACTCCGCTCCTCCGTATCTCCGCGCTCGTGATCGCGCTCCTGGCGAGCGTCCCGATCGCGTCCGCGCAGGAGCCCGACCCCGCGCGCCCCGCGTCGTCGGGCGTGACGTCGCCGGTGCCGCCGACGATCGTCGAGCCGGTGCGCGACTTCGCGCTCACGCTCGCGCCAGCGCGGGTGAGCGACGGGCGCTGGCGCGGGGGCATCCTCTTCGACGAGGCGTTCCGCTCGGCGATCCGCCTCAGCGCGGTCGAGGACCAGGAGATCGCGCGCCACGTGAGCGACGTGCTGCTGCTCACGGTGCCGCTCGTCGCGCTCGTCGACGGGCTCGCGACGCCGCTCGCCCAGGGCAACGGCGAGCTCGCGTGGCGTGCGTCGTTCGCGCACCTGCTCGCGCTCGGCGTGACGCTCGGCGCGGGCGAGATCGTGAAGCGCGTCGCCGGCCGCGCGCGTCCGTTCGAGCGCGACTGCGCCGACGATCCGAGTCGCCACGGCTGCGACGACTCCGACATCTTCTCGTCGTTCTACAGCCTGCACAGCGGCGTCACGTTCACGTCGGCCGGCTTCATGTGCTCGATGCACGCGGTGCGCGGCATGTACGGGAACGTCGCGGCCGACGCGACGGCGTGCGGCGTGTCGCTCGCGATGGCCGCGACCACCGGTCTGCTGCGCGTGGTGTCGGACCGCCACTACCTCTCCGACGTGCTGGTGGGCGCGACGCTCGGCTTCCTCGTCGGCTTCTTCCTGCCGCTCGCGATCGTGCCCGAGATCGATCACGCACAAGCGACGCCGGTCACGCCGCAAGCGCTCGAAGGCCCGCCGCCGGTGATGATCGGGCCGACGTTCAGCGGGACGTTCTGA
- a CDS encoding NTP/NDP exchange transporter, translating into MRPGEWPLAIPMFAQFFLVIATFWVLKPIKKGIFVAFYDEHGLDLGGWHLEAAQAELLAKVANMVVAALAVVVFSALSRTLRREKLTFVFAGFFVVALAVFALVIGDPGHFVVWSFYLLGDLYTTLMVATFFAFLNDSVSPDDAKRLYPPIVLGGVAGGAFGSSVLSAWIDSIDHATWIWICVGTTVTAALLAGLAGRVVARREPEPAREPEAREPEAGNPVIAGARLVARSPYLLAIAAIVGLYEIVSTLLDFQFTSTVAHFLDDEAIGEQFALVFTITNVAALFVQIFVTTFVMSRFPLVVSLMTTPLVILGASMGYLIVPILWTGSLLNTADNAFSYSINQSAKEALYTPTSRDEKYKAKAFLDMFVQRFAKSIAVGVSLLVTTVFTDFSTIRWLSIAVVALVAVWLFAARYAGMRFREMTHDR; encoded by the coding sequence GTGCGCCCCGGCGAGTGGCCGCTGGCGATCCCGATGTTCGCCCAGTTCTTCCTGGTGATCGCGACGTTCTGGGTCCTCAAGCCGATCAAGAAGGGGATCTTCGTCGCGTTCTACGACGAGCACGGCCTCGACCTCGGCGGCTGGCACCTCGAGGCGGCGCAGGCCGAGCTGCTCGCGAAGGTCGCGAACATGGTGGTCGCCGCGCTCGCGGTGGTCGTGTTCTCGGCGCTCTCGCGCACGCTGCGGCGCGAGAAGCTCACGTTCGTCTTCGCGGGCTTCTTCGTGGTCGCGCTCGCGGTGTTCGCGCTGGTGATCGGCGACCCCGGGCACTTCGTCGTGTGGTCGTTCTACCTGCTGGGCGACCTCTACACGACGCTGATGGTCGCGACGTTCTTCGCGTTCCTGAACGACAGCGTCAGCCCCGACGACGCGAAGCGCCTCTACCCGCCGATCGTGCTCGGGGGCGTCGCCGGCGGCGCGTTCGGCAGCTCGGTGCTCTCGGCGTGGATCGACTCGATCGACCACGCGACGTGGATCTGGATCTGCGTGGGCACCACGGTGACGGCGGCGCTGCTGGCGGGGCTCGCGGGGCGCGTCGTCGCGCGTCGTGAGCCCGAGCCGGCGCGCGAGCCCGAGGCGCGCGAGCCGGAGGCGGGCAACCCGGTGATCGCGGGCGCGCGGCTCGTCGCGCGCTCGCCGTATCTGCTCGCGATCGCGGCGATCGTGGGCCTCTACGAGATCGTGTCGACGCTGCTCGACTTCCAGTTCACGTCGACGGTCGCGCACTTCCTCGACGACGAGGCGATCGGCGAGCAGTTCGCGCTCGTGTTCACGATCACCAACGTCGCCGCGCTCTTCGTGCAGATCTTCGTGACGACGTTCGTGATGAGCCGCTTCCCGCTCGTCGTCTCGCTGATGACGACGCCGCTGGTGATCCTCGGCGCCTCGATGGGCTACCTGATCGTGCCGATCCTCTGGACCGGCAGCTTGCTCAACACCGCCGACAACGCGTTCAGCTACTCGATCAACCAGTCGGCGAAGGAAGCGCTCTACACGCCCACGAGCCGCGACGAGAAGTACAAGGCGAAGGCGTTCCTCGACATGTTCGTGCAGCGCTTCGCGAAGTCGATCGCGGTCGGCGTGAGCCTGCTCGTGACGACGGTCTTCACCGACTTCTCGACGATCCGCTGGCTGAGCATCGCGGTGGTCGCGCTGGTCGCGGTGTGGCTCTTCGCGGCGCGCTACGCGGGCATGCGCTTCCGCGAGATGACCCACGACCGCTGA
- a CDS encoding cyclic nucleotide-binding domain-containing protein, producing the protein MQIHVASATDVGRERTLNEDFCLVDPALGLYIVCDGMGGHAAGEIASRTAASTVQAYVRDRQDVLRAIDRGEQPIESAAVLMREAVETASRTIYEMGKNDRGKKGMGTTCVALLVRGGKGVMAHVGDSRLYLVRQARLYQLSEDHTFIQEALRCGMLTPEQAKQSEHHNIVTRAVGPLERVIVDTLVFDMIVDDTLLLCSDGLHGYLGEGQELPTLLSTADLDAVSRRLVDLANQRGGSDNITAVVLRASAHAASREEDAQRTTIVNQTFETLQHVDLFVELTMPELVRVSNACRCVELGAGEVVIGEGEASETLFLLIDGAVEVVRSNVRLAELGPGSHFGEMALLSQRPRSATVRTTAETRLLALDRQQFYGLLQQDPVLAGKFLWKLAQTLSLRLDDFYLYHEQVLGMPVKSTLRFGLYPSPFNHPAGSGSGQT; encoded by the coding sequence ATGCAGATCCACGTCGCCTCCGCCACCGACGTCGGCCGCGAGCGCACCCTCAACGAAGACTTCTGTCTCGTCGACCCCGCGCTGGGCCTCTACATCGTCTGCGACGGGATGGGAGGCCACGCAGCGGGCGAGATCGCCTCGCGCACCGCGGCGTCCACCGTGCAGGCCTACGTCCGCGATCGCCAGGACGTGCTGCGCGCGATCGATCGCGGCGAGCAGCCGATCGAGAGCGCCGCGGTGCTCATGCGCGAAGCGGTCGAGACCGCGTCGCGGACCATCTACGAGATGGGCAAGAACGACCGCGGCAAGAAGGGCATGGGCACGACCTGCGTCGCGCTGCTCGTCCGCGGCGGCAAGGGCGTGATGGCGCACGTCGGCGACTCGAGGCTCTACCTCGTGCGCCAGGCGCGCCTCTACCAGCTCAGCGAGGATCACACCTTCATCCAGGAAGCGCTGCGCTGCGGGATGCTCACGCCCGAGCAGGCGAAGCAGAGCGAGCACCACAACATCGTCACGCGCGCGGTCGGTCCGCTCGAGCGCGTGATCGTCGACACGCTCGTGTTCGACATGATCGTCGACGACACGCTGCTGCTCTGCAGCGACGGCCTGCACGGGTATCTCGGCGAGGGCCAGGAGCTCCCGACGCTGCTCTCGACCGCCGATCTCGACGCGGTCTCGCGTCGCCTGGTCGATCTCGCGAACCAGCGCGGCGGCAGCGACAACATCACCGCGGTGGTGCTCCGCGCGAGCGCGCACGCAGCGAGCCGCGAAGAGGACGCGCAGCGCACCACGATCGTCAACCAGACGTTCGAGACGCTGCAGCACGTCGATCTCTTCGTGGAGCTCACGATGCCGGAGCTCGTGCGCGTCTCGAACGCGTGCCGCTGCGTCGAGCTCGGCGCGGGCGAGGTCGTGATCGGCGAGGGCGAGGCGAGCGAGACGCTCTTCCTGCTGATCGACGGCGCGGTCGAGGTCGTGCGCAGCAACGTGCGGCTCGCCGAGCTCGGCCCGGGCAGTCACTTCGGCGAGATGGCGCTGCTCAGCCAGCGCCCGCGCTCCGCGACGGTGCGCACGACCGCGGAGACGCGCCTGCTCGCGCTCGATCGCCAGCAGTTCTACGGGCTGCTCCAGCAGGACCCGGTGCTCGCCGGGAAGTTTCTCTGGAAGCTCGCGCAGACGCTGAGCCTGCGGCTCGACGACTTCTACCTCTATCACGAGCAGGTGCTCGGGATGCCGGTGAAGTCCACACTGCGCTTCGGCCTCTACCCGTCGCCGTTCAACCATCCGGCGGGCAGCGGCTCGGGCCAGACGTGA